A region of the Mangifera indica cultivar Alphonso chromosome 10, CATAS_Mindica_2.1, whole genome shotgun sequence genome:
GTAAACCAAAATACTACTAACAAATTTGAAGTCTTTCGGAAATATAGAACAATAGACAAAACATTGTTTCAAAGGAGGTGATAACTTATTGTAACTTATTCTTAGAGCAAGTAAAATGCTATTATCCTTTTGATCCGACTTCCATACCTCATTATCTCTCACATTTGTCCACTCTTGTTCAGAAGGTAAGGAATGGAGAAGACTTCCTAATGTTTTTACTGCCAGTGGAACACCTCCgcatttttttacaatttcttttccaatCTCTATAAGTTTGGGATGTTGTTTTTCTTGCCCTTCTTTAAATgcacatttaacaaatattaacaaACACTGATCAAGAGCGAGACCTTCTAACTTGTGTGTAAATACAACATCCATAATTAAGGCAACACGTTCACTACGTGTGGttactaaaattttacttcCACTAACACATTCATTTAGTAAACATTTTAATTCCAACCACAACCTGTGAACTTCATTCCACACATCATCCAAAACTAACAAATATCTTTCATGACTTATAATATCACGTAGTTCACTTTGCAATTGGTCTAAActcttttgaatatatttttgccCAGTTGCAGAATTGATGATGtcaattaaaagtttttttaaacaaaattcatcaGACACACAAACCCACATTCTCAAACTGAAATTGTCACTCACCAATTTATCATCATACACCCATTTTGCAAGTGTGGTTTTTCCTAGACCTCCTATCCCAACAATAGAGATGACAGAAACATTTTCATGACCATAACTTGGTTGCAATAAGCTTTCAATAAtcatctctttatctttatctctaccAATAACATCAGAATCACGAATAAAAGAGTGAGTTTCCCTATCCCAACCTATAACATGACTGCTATCGATTTTTTCAGTGAGATTATAATCATTCTTATCAACTGTTATTTTTGCTAACCTCTTGTTGATCTCTTTAATTTTATGCCTCAACGTAAAACGGAAAACAACTGGATTTGATGATGAACAAAAGTGGCATACCTTTTTTGCAATGCTCTGACGATTCACCACTTGGTTACGCAGATTTTCTACCTCAACTTCATCTAAAACATCTTCTGCATCATAGCAAACCTCCTTAAGCTTTTCCAGCCAAACTCTCAGCTTCGGGTTATGATTCTGTTTCTCCTCGGCATCTGAGAGAACAACCTTGATAGTATTTAAAGTGTCAGTAAGCTGTTTTACATCATTCTTGACACCAGATGCCAAAGACACTTCATCATAAACAAGGGTTATCAGCTTATCCAACACTTTCTCAGCAATAACAGAGACAATTATTTCTGCcatatttttgaaagaaagaaggtTGCAGGTTGTTCAGTTTTAGAAGTGGTGAGATTGAATTGTTGTATGAAATAATCATCTAAGTTCATggcattatatatatagtaagaTTCCTTGACTTGCGTGGGGATTACATGAAGTATGAACAAATGGTGAAGACTATTATATATTCTTTGTCTTGAATGAATGTAAGGTACATATCcatcaagtttttattttcattttcccctatagttccctttggtttgagtaatctcttattacaaaaaataaaaaataatctcaaaaatagattatctaaaatattattgggtatatattattattgtatttgatattctaaaatattctttatatgatttgttatattaattaaaaatgaggttATTGTTGTACTAAAAAGAAAAGAGCAGAATTGTAAcaacatcaaaattattttactaatattttgaTAACTAAGGTAGGGGTGATTATTAGATTATCCCATGTATTATCTGCTGTCATagcatcattaataataaaatattacctatatcatttattttatggcaaatcaaataatattgcTGAATGAATATTTGATAACCTTGAACCAATTGCCTTCTAAGAAGCATTTTCATTGCCTTGTttcttttgattgttttgtaTATTCTTTGTCCTAGATGCAAGTAAGTAAGGCTTTGAGTATTAAAAGTGGTGTTACGTAATTTATTAcgtaaatatgtaaaataaatttgcatgaacaaaataaattcaatttaatccCATGATCATTGCATTGGTTATAAAACAccgaattaaattattttagggATATGGGTCATGTTTTCTGTATTTGTAAAACTTCTGAAATATGGTTTTCACTGGATAAAACTATTGTATTTTTTGAGATATTATGTTAGGTTTTCGAGAGGGACTAAGCTAATATACAGTAAGTTATTAAACACATCTCAAAGgtctaataaatattaaaatttacacTAATGTTGTCCACTTTATCATAAATTGTGAACTGTATTATACAATTTCGAATGATAGCATAAAACCAATAtgtaaactttaatttgattattcaattatctgaatttatcaaatcaaattattattattgttaatattaacatacaaaagaaattttctaacaaaatattCTTCAACCTTATTGTTTATAACAAAGTAAACAATGAgtttaattaaagtatatatCCTTTCATTGATTCATATCTCAAAACTTTGGGAAAGAAAATTCTTTCCTTCACCCATATTCTATACTTTAATTGATTCCCTATTATCACTCATATTTCAATTcaagttattaaaataaaggcactacaaaaaattattcatttgaatGCATATTATAtgcaaagagaaaaacaaattctttgtttttactTGTAGGGTCTTTAACTTTGTCctaaaatatagaataaattGATGTTACATATAACATGACTATGAGGTATtaataatcatatcaaattcatATTGTATAAGAGAGTTTATGCAtgatttgtatattaattatgaattaatttgcTAGTGATTTTTTCTTAACTAAGTTTCAAACACTGGCAATGTTGTtactcaatttttaaatttggctTTAAACTTAACATAAGAAggtcatttttgtcatttcatctcaTTTGTATAAAGTTAGTGAAACACTTAAATCTAATCATACCCAATCTTGTATAATCTCTTATATCATATAACGGTGACTTGTATTTTGTAACGGGTTATCCAAATTCAAAAAGTGTTAAATCCAAATGCAAATTTTCATGGAGACATATGATAATAGTGGCGAGAATCCTAATTGCTTGTTAGTTGAATTGATCGAATTGGTTAGGTGCAGTTTATGGTGAAGGAGAATAAGTGACATAAGTAATGCAACTGTCCGTGCATCTATCAAATCCTAGTTTTTTGTCTTATTAAAGTGAAGATACACAGGGCAATTGCAAGAGAGATCAACAACTACATGATTGTTGATCGGTTAAAGATgtttaaaaatgtaaattactTAGAGGAGAACTGAATTCAAGAGCGATGACTTGTTTCATTTAGTTTTAGTTGATATATTGAAttgctttataatttttaattattttaaatattctatgACATCTAATACATATTTTGTTGTTGTCCCCACGAGGACGGAAGAGAAGGGAATAGGAAATTTTCATTGCAGGAAtggagagggaaaaaaaattttacccGTAAGTAAAGGATAAGGATTTGTCATCATCCCTCTATTAGGGATGGGGTGAGGACAGGAAAAGTCTCCCCCAAAACAGAGATTAGGGTATTCAACCCCATCCTGTCTTGTTGCCACCCTAAACAGGAGATAGATGGATTGGCAAATACTAGAAACAAGCACTTTTAGAGTTGCCATTGGTATCAGACGTGATGACAATGATTCTTCAGGCACAGAAACAagtattgatgatgataaagaaGCTGGCCAGAACATGTTTTATGCTGCAAAAGTTATTGGCTATGGTGTTGGCTTTGGAGAGCTTTTCCAGGTTCTTCCTTCGTTGAAagaaaactggaaaaagaaaCATTGGTTAGCATccagattcataaaaaatattttgtatatttgtaaCAACAATCGTATAAGAAACCAAGCAAAGTCGGAGCCATACCCTGTGTTAAATGTATACattgtattaaattttagtatccAGTCACCAACTCAAAATATAACAGGGCTTTGATTGCAATATGCAAGCACTAAATCATAGCACTGAAAAAAGAACACATAATCAATAATCATTTGCATTATACAATGAATGGCAAGAATTACATTACGGTGATGGCTGCAATTCTGGTTCAATCTCGCTCGCTTTCCATTTCCAAGAAGACATCCTATGGCAGGGGATCATGCAAGATATTGCACAGAAGTTTTTAAAGGTGTTCCATTGTTCCGCTTTTCAGTCTCTCCATCCGGGCTTGAAGTCCAGATAACGCCTTCTCGTCCGTGAGGAGAACTACACCCTGTACAACATTGTCAGTACCAGGGTGATCAAACGAACGATTCTGACTGGGAAGTCCATGATTTAAGGTGTCGTTCATGTTTATTAATGGCCTGCTTCCAGCTTCGGGGTTCCGGGCAGCTGTAGCTAATTGTACAACATTCTCAGCACGAGGGTGATCTaaagaatatgaaatattatagaAGATCAAACCTTCAACCGAGCATCAGTGGAATTTGTAGCAGACGACAATTTGTATGTCTCATTTCAAATATTGGATTTCATATTGATGTCTCAAGATTGGCCGTAGCATCCTAAGTTATAAAGTATATCAATATGTATGTTTGGACAAAGATTATAGACATctaaattttaggaataatttaTGGAATACAATCACTTTACCCACAGGAAAgtggttattttttataaataaattgtgaaGTAGtgaatttaaaatgtaaaaataatattcttatgCCCTCATGTTTgaattattctttttgtatttgaatttcactaatcttaaaattaattgataaatttgtgtTAGACACAACCTTTGCCCATAGGAAGGTTAgtctttatcaatattttagatttatttttctactttgttatataaaatttacatatttcttGGTTTATTGCAGTCTTTTTAACTGCTTTGTTTAACAATACTTCTCATATTCTAATGCTAAATGgtgataattttgttgattgaaaAGAACAAATTCTTTTAACACGTGAGTGCATGGATCTTGACTTGGCCATCCGTGAGGAAGAGCCTCTTGCTCTCACAGAATCAAGCACGCCGCAACAAATTGCTTATTATGAACAATGGAAAAAATCCAATCGCTTAAGCATGATGCTCATGAAGGCTCATGTGAGCAAAAGCATTAGGGGATTAGTCCCTGAATGTAAGAAGGCCAAGGATCTAATGAAAGCAATTGAAGAACAATTTGTAACTTCTAATAAGGCATTAGCAAGCACCCTTATGAAGAAGCTTTCAGGAATGAAATTTGATAATTCTAAGGGAGTGCGTCAGCATGGTATGAGGATGAGAGATATTGCTACCAAACTCAAATCTTTGAACATTGATGCTTTAGACCCTTTTCTTGTACACTTTGCCCTTAACTCTTTGCTTATGGAGTATAGCCCCTTCAAGATTTCCTACAATACACATAAGGAAAATTGGTCAGTCAATGAACTTTTGACCATGTGTGTACAAGAGGAAGAAAGACTGAAACATGAAAAACTTGATATGAAACAAGAAAATGCTAATCTTGTGACTCATGGAAAtaggaataagaaaaatatggaACTACTCATGTGAGCAATCACTCTGCCTAAAGCCAGCAGAAAGAAGTTTCATACAAGAATATGGCCTATGATTATACAGAGCTTATGCTAAGAATTAGAGCAGTTATATTATACAGACTACATCCATCCGCAACTAAAATAACATTGGCTGCAAAAGGGGATTCTGGCACAAATGCTTTCAAGCAGAATAACCATCAATTGCAAAAGCACTAGAAACACTGATctctttcagattttttttctacAGGTCTTTTATGTGATACACATAAAAGATTACTTGCTGCAGGACAAGCTTCCTACTTGTCAACTAGATCATCTGAATCATTAGATGAGCTACAAAAGagcattttttatattgatgctggcctagaaaagaaactaatattcaagtaaaatgagttattaaaatattctcCTTCTAAGAGATGGACTATATTCAAgcaaaatattatctttttgcCCGTAGTCTTGAATGAACTATATTTATGCttctaataatttgaaaattaaattaagagtgTGATTTTGGTAAAATTAAGAAGTAGAACTTAATAATGATTCAGGTTATCCACCACAACAGTTTCAAAAATTGGTCACAATCTATTATTAACCTGAAACTCCTCTCTCTGTACACTATAACGGGTAAATTTTAAGCCAATTTCCCTAAAATTTGGTCACATTGTactaaattttagtatttagtCACCAACTCAAAATATAACAGGTCTTGAGATTTCTTcatgaaatatttcaaaaatgcaACAATGATTTCGAGATGGAAATGGATGTGGGTATGTTTTGGGTTGGCTTATATATgcgggcatttttgctttattttaatttacatgAGCACTTTTCGTTAATATGGGTAAGTTTtgagtaattaatttaatttttctttaaatatttaattgaataaatattattttaaaaaagaaatttaatgagTCAACCCACCAAAAACGCATGAAGTACCACGTTAAAGACTTGACATAACACAATCTGTTGTAATGCCGATTGTGTCACAGGCCTTCATTAGTGGGCACCAACCTGACTTGTAAGTCTTATACTATAGTAGGTTTTACTACAACACAATTTGATCCTCTAACACAACAGATTGCATCAAAGTTAGTATCACATAACTCGATCCAATTCGTTATCACCTCTACGAACACGTAATAAAAGCACTAAAATGACATTATATCTTGAAATAACAAAGATATGCTTTTGAGTCATCATTTTTgtctagaaataaaaaatatatatgttaacgACTTATTTCCCTCCTTGAAAACTTTGAATATGTCCACTCTGTGAAGTCCCcccaaaaatagagaaaaatctCCTTGCAACGACCTTTGAAGGCCTCTTTTTTATGCTTTCTATGGCCTGATTCTCACTCATGTAAACCAGCAGTCTTCTTCATGAATAGAATGAACGATGACAACAAAAActttcttttgatatttttacgtttaaataattttcttattctgGATCCGCTTTCATATGGCTGGTCTCTTTCACATTGTTTCTTTGTACATTTTGATGACAACAGTCATTCTTCTGCTCCCGAATCAGTAAAATAGAAAAGAGGATTTTTAAACAGCCTGCATCAAAGAGAACATCTCATGAGCTGATGCTCTCTGTCAAAGGGACTTCAGATGGCTGATTTGTATCAACCATGACAGAAGCTAGCATTTGGTGCCTCCTCTGCTCATGGGCTTTCCTTCGGTTGGATTCAAGGATTATAAGGAGAGCAGTAATGTCAGCAGGGCTTACTCCTCGCACTCTACTTGCTTGACCAATGGTTTGTGGCCTCACCTGAAAGCAAGAAAATCCCAATTAAGATTGGCATTATTATTGGAGGATCCTGCAACTTTATATCCTCCAATAATGATGGAAAGCACAGGGTTATCAAATAAAATGCATTTTCCCAcgaatatttaaacaaaaatacggTAGGTTTTGCTTTTACAGTAGGAAATACACAAAAACTTCATCCactgttttcaaatttcattggAACCAAGCTCTCCAGCTCTTTGGATTTGGGTAATACAGCTTGATGTTGAAAACACAAGTAAAACTCATTTACAATTAAAGCTTGAAGCCAGTACTGATTCTATCCACCAGCTAAACTATTAGTTTTGCTAATAAATCCATGGCCTATCCCTAACTGGTATCAAACAGCTTTCATAATCTCCATAAACTTCCAGTGCAATGTCTTTGAACAAGCTATCATTACATTAAGAATATAGATTCCTAAGATAATCAATAAAAACTGCACTGTGCAGGCCTCCACAAAAGTGCACACAGAAGTCACGTGAAAGCATATATGTACTTCTAAATTTACCTAAACTGATTCTTGTAAACGGAGATACACAATAGATGTGACCGCAAAGAACCCAAAATGAAAATAGAAGtgtttgcaaatttttttttttttagtaagtaTGTTAAAACCATGCCCAGGGAGGGGAGAAAAACTAACAACCTAAGCTCACCCAACACAATAAAAGGGCAGCCAAAAACTAGGTATGAGATGTACAAAGAAAAAACCAAGGAAAAAAGTTAAGAGACTCAGCAAGAGAGGGTAATGAGGAACTTTCCTCCTCTTGAAAGACTATCTGAGTTCCTACAAAAATAGAGTTCAAGAGGAGAAGCCAACTCAAAACACCACACCAAACAAAGAATGAGGTCTAGAAATGAGCTATAATTTTGTAGGAATCTAGCTGCAATCCAAGTGACTTAGGCTTATAGTTAAAAAGTCTAGGCATAATCCCATGAACCTCCAATTCTAATTTGTATTATACACTGACACTGCATGAGATCCTCCCAAACACAGAAACTAAAAAGCGAGAAAGATCCTCCTGATTTGCCAATAGTAGAGTGTATGTGTGCTGTTGTTGTTGTCGTGAAGTTCAGTATCCAAATTATACATGCTACAAACCTTAGAAAGTTTCTCACGTGTTTCTAGAGACAGAGTTGTCATTGTATAGTAATACAATTCCCTCATACCTTCCTCTCACccaaagtttcaaaaataactattttccctcgagggtttgcattttctccCTTGTTGCTTCTCTGGCAACTGGAGCCGAACAACCTCCACCCTTCCATCTCCCAGATGAAAACAAATTATCGTTGAGGATTTGTGCGTCGCATAAATCGCATCGGCCAATGCACAGATCAAAAAGGTATTGTGGACAAGCGTATTTGTCATGTGTTTAAATTTATAGGGATTGTAAGAGTGTTTTTGTAGGTTTCTAAAGTTATATGGGAATGACTAATATATAACCTAAAgtccaaaaaattataatgaacttatttgaacaaaaaatatgagACCTGAATTGGCAAAATTGAAGCTCTgactcaaaaatttttttatgggtCTAAGATTGAACAAGTTAGACCCAATTTAGTTGGCCCAATTGATGGACTTAGTTATTTTCATGCCAATAATggttgtaaatatttatataattttcatctATTAACATCATGTAATGACtgaaattatgtaaaattttaagattgatTAGAGTTTTGCTATTTTTGgagatttaatgataaatttttaaactgtcacaaatatattgataatttggtatttatatgaaatgttaatgatagttttataattttaataaagtgaaaaagacattccaaaaaaatcaaataaaattcactACAAAATTAACGGACGGatagaaatttgattttatgaatttaaaaagtgaaaatttgtcatatcaTCAAACCTCAGTTGGGATATAGTCATTTAgccattaaataataaataatatagagataataataatagatacaAATAAACCACCATAACACCTATCCTACAGATCCACAATAATGGTTGTCGTCTACTATAATTAGATAAGTCAAAATTTCTATTGCAACCAAGATATTTAGATGAAGATTGTGCAAGGcctctatttttgttttgatgaaaaatatagaCCTAATCACTGATGTTGATTTAAGCAGCTATGAGCGATATATTAGGAGGATGAAGCCGAGGAATGAACAGAAGATGGCAGTGACGAAGTTCACACAATGGAAGATAGAGTAATTGGGCTATTGCAAAATTTGGTAGTTGAAATAGGCTCaccaaaaacaatgaaaatcaaAGGCAAAATTCCGGGTGAATCAGTGATTGTGCAGTGACTAATTTCCAAGTAACATTGAGAGATTGACAATGTGTAAAAGTAGTCGAATCTATCATAATGTTCGGTTAGAATTGGATGACATTGAGTTTACCcaagattttattttcccttcaAATTAGGGAATGCCAATGTGATCCTAGGAGTTGATTGACTGTCATCATTAGGAAAGGTCCAAAGCAATTGGAAAATGCAAACCATGTGATTCAAATGGCAAGGAGGGAAAATTCAGATTACAGGGGATCCCACCATGTTGACCATGGAAGCTTTATTCAAGGGAATGTAGAAGTCCATCAAAAGGGCAATGGCGGGTTCTGGATTGAATTCATTGACATGGACAGATTAGAATATTAGGAGGTGCAGAAGACCACTTAACAACATCAAccctattaaaaaatttcaacactTATTTGTAGAATCAGACGGTTTACCACCTCAGCACTAGCATGATCTTGTGATTTGCCTGGTTAGTGGAGCCCAACCCCTAAATATTTGATCGTATCAATATCCTCTCCATTAGAAAATGAAGTGGAAAGGCTAGTACGTGAGATGCTTCAAGCAGGTATCATCAGACCAAACATTAGTCCTTTTTCCAAGTCTAGTTTTGCTTGTTTGTAAGAAAGATTGTGGATGGCAATTTTTGTAGACTACCGCACTTTCAACGAGTTGACAATCCTAGATAAGTTCTCTATCCCTGCTATTGATGAATTATTGGATGAATTGGGATTAACAACTATTTTTAGTAAAACTGATTTGAAATTTAGGTATCACCaaattccaataaaaaaaaCCGACATTAAAAAACAACCTTTCGAATGCATAAGGGTCGCAACAAGTTCCTCATCATGCATTTTGGCCTATCTAATGCCCTCTCCACCTTCGTGTCTTTGATGAATGAAATATTTCAGGAACACCTTTGAGATTTCATATtggtatttttttatgatatattgatttatatagtAGGAATTTTAATGAGCACTTAGCACACCTGGGACAGCCTTGAGAATTTTTTCTAAGCATCAGTTggttttgaacaaaaaaaaaatgttcttttgCCATAATCAGATTAGAATATTTGAGTcatatcattttaattgatgGCGCAATCGTGggtcttaaaaaaatatagtgtaTGGTGAAGTGGCCACAACCTCGGGACATAAACGAGTTTAAACGATTTTTGGCTCTTACAAAATACTATTGATGATTTGTTCACAATTACTGTCAAAATGTTGCACCATTGACtcaattattgaaaaagaactCCTTCCATTGGAATGATGAGGCAAAAATTGTTgtcacaaaattaaaactagcCATGACTACAGTTCCAATTTTAGCCATGTCAGACTTCACTAAAGAATTTATTGTGGAAATTGTAGGAGCAGTATTAATGCAGGAATGACGACCAATCTCATATATGAGTCAAGCCTTAACTCCTTGAGCCCAGGCAAAATCTGTATGTAAAAGAGAATTGATGACAATAGTTCTAGCCTTGCAAAAATGGAGGTATTATTTATTAGGATGACATTTCATAAAAGCTTAAAGTACTTAATAGGGCAAACAATAATCAATGGTGATAAACCAAAAGAGGTCATGAAACTCTTAGGCTATGACTTTGATAGTCAGTACTGTCCAGGGGTTGAAAATAAAGCAATTGATGCACTATAATGCCACGAACCTCTGTAGCATTGTCAACTATCTCAACAGGACATTGGTTGGATGTCGACACAATGGACAAAGAAGTTCGAACCGATGAGTAATACAAGGACATCATTCAAGATCTTTCAAGGGACCCCATTAGGCATGCTGATTACTCGCTAAAAAAAGGGAATGTTATGATACAAAGGCCACTTAGTTCTCACAATTAAGTCCAGTCTTATACCCAAAATACTAGCAGAATTCCGTTCCACTCCCTTCAGCGGttatttaggatttttttcGAACATA
Encoded here:
- the LOC123228414 gene encoding disease resistance protein RGA2-like isoform X3 is translated as MAEIIVSVIAEKVLDKLITLVYDEVSLASGVKNDVKQLTDTLNTIKVVLSDAEEKQNHNPKLRVWLEKLKEVCYDAEDVLDEVEVENLRNQVVNRQSIAKKVCHFCSSSNPVVFRFTLRHKIKEINKRLAKITVDKNDYNLTEKIDSSHVIGWDRETHSFIRDSDVIGRDKDKEMIIESLLQPSYGHENVSVISIVGIGGLGKTTLAKWVYDDKLVSDNFSLRMWVCVSDEFCLKKLLIDIINSATGQKYIQKSLDQLQSELRDIISHERYLLVLDDVWNEVHRLWLELKCLLNECVSGSKILVTTRSERVALIMDVVFTHKLEGLALDQCLLIFVKCAFKEGQEKQHPKLIEIGKEIVKKCGGVPLAVKTLGSLLHSLPSEQEWTNVRDNEVWKSDQKDNSILLALRISYNKLSPPLKQCFVYCSIFPKDFKFVSSILVYFWMANGLLHAHDKNEDLENIGMQYIKELMWRSFFQDIERFDNDVYTFKIHDLMHDVATSLFQNECLTVKGSNQIASKTSYRHLFFRGVDGEVVTLNFIRSLSNVRSVLFSSMIGLANLF